One region of Lytechinus pictus isolate F3 Inbred chromosome 8, Lp3.0, whole genome shotgun sequence genomic DNA includes:
- the LOC129266498 gene encoding uncharacterized protein LOC129266498, with product MGESDVIDRLLQEGLCCDDVAALSRTVVFKGNSAELECQVDGAVYTINWMKGDDIDTAITVASFIDSVHEGSDGGRISMSPSWSLVINDVGIEDESTYFCVVMLTSSSNEEVIETELVVAVPPAESYPNIVLLEPTSSPSTNASCQYTIPQGTQYRLSCEVASFRPSVELLWFVDNVYERGAPLKFADNPDGTKDVYGSLDVTMGASNMEFRCEVNGEAIPDPPRTNTALVCSIPGTSGGGGNNTTTIIVVVVIVIVLIAAVIGIALWMRILIKDTMVRSNYSKTVSADDDTPSRGRMSNFCHICFATCCPCTVRDDEIDAETQRRKTTSSSQPSDEREKKRKAPSAALKARIQQNRKKQSGKSGEENSNQLPSDKPHEHSPMLENPTETSTPANNKPPGARPKTRPIDDASVVIRVPHQAAHGRGETNGVATGEAETGF from the exons ATGggagaaagtgacgtcatagaTCGGCTATTACAGGAAG GTCTTTGCTGTGATGACGTCGCCGCCCTCTCACGGACTGTCGTATTCAAGGGAAATTCAGCCGAGCTCGAATGCCAAGTCGACGGTGCCGTCTACACCATCAATTGGATGAAAGGAGACGATATCGATACTGCGATCACAGTGGCATCGTTTATTGATAGCGTTCACGAGGGAAGCGACGGTGGCCGTATCTCGATGTCGCCGTCTTGGTCACTGGTGATCAATGACGTCGGGATAGAGGATGAAAGCACGTATTTTTGCGTCgtcatgttgacgtcatcaagcaACGAGGAGGTGATTGAGACGGAGTTAGTGGTTGCAG TGCCCCCTGCTGAGTCGTACCCTAACATCGTGTTACTCGAACCGACATCTTCGCCATCAACAAACGCATCTTGTCAGTACACCATACCACAGGGCACGCAATACAGATTATCATGCGAGGTTGCTAGCTTCAGGCCATCCGTCGAGTTACTCTGGTTCGTCGACAACGTATACGAGCGCGGAGCACCGTTGAAGTTTGCCGACAATCCAGACGGAACTAAGGACGTGTATGGTAGTCTTGATGTGACAATGGGTGCTTCAAATATGGAATTCAGATGCGAAGTGAACGGCGAGGCTATACCGGACCCACCTCGGACAAACACAGCTCTAGTATGCTCAATTCCAGGCACATCTGGCG GTGGAGGAAATAACACTACAACCATTATTGTAGTAGTGGTAATCGTCATTGTGTTGATAGCTGCTGTTATCGGGATTGCATTATGGATGAGAATAT TAATAAAAGACACAATGGTCCGTTCAAACTACAGTAAAACTGTCAGTGCTGATG ACGACACACCATCGCGAGGACGAATGTCCAACTTCTGTCACATTTGTTTTGCGACCTGCTGCCCATGTACCGTAAGGGACGACGAAATCGATGCGGAAACACAGAGGAGAAAAACGACATCGTCATCACAGCCGAGTGAcgagagagaaaagaaacgGAAAGCGCCATCTGCTG CATTAAAAGCAAGAATTCAACAAAATCGTAAGAAGCAGAGTGGAAAGTCTGGAGAAGAAAACAGTAATCAGTTACCTTCAGATAAACCACATGAACATTCTCCTATGCTTG AAAACCCAACTGAGACGTCAACACCAGCGAATAATAAACCTCCAGGAGCCAGGCCTAAGACAAGACCGATTGATGATGCTTCGGTTGTTATAAG AGTTCCACATCAAGCAGCACACGGTCGAGGGGAAACGAACGGGGTAGCGACGGGTGAAGCAGAGACCGGATTCTGA
- the LOC129266497 gene encoding uncharacterized protein LOC129266497 isoform X1, whose translation MSGMQEAFIKFLERRKRVIEGYESANPQVQSEVNQYQRETTSAEYTEGKKRRRIRKCFLCGMMIPRMSMHITRKHANLTLQERHEYREIMLREKPVLKANGENKIRKLLKCPLCPAITQRIDNHIVKIHGKKRGSKITKALTAKARELEAQRAATSEQNKTIDETEEDKTLHETEEDRTIDETEEHRTKANMTKQFSTGSDGFEESGEDRMEEAEGIPNNSYGKELVRAFVKHRRKMRKRAGCEDDRKEDSGKQITRMLKWAGGLDLVTKKEVLNQIVSKLWNMAPETAFGYLASLKRFIRFLITEEEASEELTFEKITRCLYRCEDFMESLAERIVNSRSAGRSKPTSE comes from the exons ATGAGTGGTATGCAAGAGGCATTTATCAAGTTTCTCGAAAGAAGAAAGAGAGTAATAGAAG gTTATGAGAGTGCAAACCCTCAAGTGCAg TCAGAAGTCAATCAATATCAACGGGAAACTACGTCAGCTGAGTATACTGAGG gCAAGAAGAGAAGGAGGATACGCAAATGTTTTTTGTGTGGGATGATGATTCCACGCATGTCCATGCACATCACCAGAAAGCATGCTAATCTTACACTACAAGAGAGACATGAATACCGAGAAATTATGCTCAGAGA GAAACCAGTTCTGAAAGCAAATGGCGAAAACAAAATTAGGAAACTTTTGAAATGCCCTCTTTGTCCTGCAATTACACAAAGGATTGATAATCATATCGTGAAGATCCATGGCAAGAAGCGTGGCTCAAAAATAACGAAGGCTCTGACTGCGAAAGCAAGAG AATTAGAGGCCCAGAGAGCTGCCACTAGTGAACAGAACAAGACAATAGACGAGACGGAAGAGGACAAGACACTACACGAGACGGAAGAGGACAGGACAATAGACGAGACAGAAGAGCACAGGACGAAAGCCAACATGACAAAACAATTCAGCACCGGAAGTGATGGATTTGAAGAATCTGGAGAAGACAGGATGGAAGAGGCAGAAG GGATACCAAATAATAGCTACGGTAAAGAGCTCGTCAGGGCGTTTGTGAAGCATCGTAGAAAGATGAGAAAGAGGGCAGGATGTGAAGATGACAGGAAGGAAGACTCTGGAAAACAAATAACCAGGATGCTGAAGTGGGCCGGGGGATTAGATTTGGTTACAAAGAAGGAGGTTCTTAATCA GATAGTCTCAAAGCTTTGGAACATGGCTCCAGAAACAGCCTTTGGATATCTTGCCTCATTGAAAAGGTTCATCCGTTTCCTCATAACAGAAGAGGAGGCAAGTGAAGAACTGACTTTTGAGAAAATCACACGTTGCCTTTATCGGTGCGAAGATTTTATGGAAAGTCTGGCTGAACGCATCGTGAACAGTA GGTCAGCAGGAAGATCAAAGCCCACATCAGAATGA
- the LOC129266497 gene encoding uncharacterized protein LOC129266497 isoform X2 encodes MMIPRMSMHITRKHANLTLQERHEYREIMLREKPVLKANGENKIRKLLKCPLCPAITQRIDNHIVKIHGKKRGSKITKALTAKARELEAQRAATSEQNKTIDETEEDKTLHETEEDRTIDETEEHRTKANMTKQFSTGSDGFEESGEDRMEEAEGIPNNSYGKELVRAFVKHRRKMRKRAGCEDDRKEDSGKQITRMLKWAGGLDLVTKKEVLNQIVSKLWNMAPETAFGYLASLKRFIRFLITEEEASEELTFEKITRCLYRCEDFMESLAERIVNSRSAGRSKPTSE; translated from the exons ATGATGATTCCACGCATGTCCATGCACATCACCAGAAAGCATGCTAATCTTACACTACAAGAGAGACATGAATACCGAGAAATTATGCTCAGAGA GAAACCAGTTCTGAAAGCAAATGGCGAAAACAAAATTAGGAAACTTTTGAAATGCCCTCTTTGTCCTGCAATTACACAAAGGATTGATAATCATATCGTGAAGATCCATGGCAAGAAGCGTGGCTCAAAAATAACGAAGGCTCTGACTGCGAAAGCAAGAG AATTAGAGGCCCAGAGAGCTGCCACTAGTGAACAGAACAAGACAATAGACGAGACGGAAGAGGACAAGACACTACACGAGACGGAAGAGGACAGGACAATAGACGAGACAGAAGAGCACAGGACGAAAGCCAACATGACAAAACAATTCAGCACCGGAAGTGATGGATTTGAAGAATCTGGAGAAGACAGGATGGAAGAGGCAGAAG GGATACCAAATAATAGCTACGGTAAAGAGCTCGTCAGGGCGTTTGTGAAGCATCGTAGAAAGATGAGAAAGAGGGCAGGATGTGAAGATGACAGGAAGGAAGACTCTGGAAAACAAATAACCAGGATGCTGAAGTGGGCCGGGGGATTAGATTTGGTTACAAAGAAGGAGGTTCTTAATCA GATAGTCTCAAAGCTTTGGAACATGGCTCCAGAAACAGCCTTTGGATATCTTGCCTCATTGAAAAGGTTCATCCGTTTCCTCATAACAGAAGAGGAGGCAAGTGAAGAACTGACTTTTGAGAAAATCACACGTTGCCTTTATCGGTGCGAAGATTTTATGGAAAGTCTGGCTGAACGCATCGTGAACAGTA GGTCAGCAGGAAGATCAAAGCCCACATCAGAATGA